In Candidatus Angelobacter sp., the genomic window ACCATCTGCTTGAAAAATCCTATGCCTCGGCGGTTTGGGTCGTCATCACACGCGCCAGCCGTCAAGAAAAACCGCCACCTGTCCTGCGTGGCGCCGTTCAGGTCGAACAGGCAGTAGGCAAGGTCCGCGAAGGCTCCTTCCTCTGCAAGCTGTTCCGGGCTAATGATTGGCTCTAAGAGGCCCGTCATGGTGAGTTGACTGGTGAGGACTTTCGATTTGACAAGCCCAAGGCCCGCGAAGGCGATGGTTATGTCATCCATGCGCTTGATGACTTCGCGGATTGGCTGGCGTTTAGCCAGACCGTCGAGTTCCGCAGTGATTTTCTCCCGCGTCACGCCATCGTAAGGCGGAACCGTAGCGTAATGGCAATGCCCCGTAACACGCCCGCATTTGCTCCAAAGGATAGTGGCATTCACGAGCGGATCGACGTGTGACGCCGTTGACGCAAGCTCGCCGCGCCCAATCAAGGCGGTGGTGTGGATATGGACATTATCGCGCCGGTGGGTGCC contains:
- a CDS encoding sugar-binding domain-containing protein, with protein sequence MPKKEIAKRLHNIEIRGVTRRLKQARERGIVRIEIPETVECGEEHELRQQFPHLRKIITVPNAEYPELFNLWGVEAARYFEELTARGQHHVGISGGETLLTFCETLGTHRRDNVHIHTTALIGRGELASTASHVDPLVNATILWSKCGRVTGHCHYATVPPYDGVTREKITAELDGLAKRQPIREVIKRMDDITIAFAGLGLVKSKVLTSQLTMTGLLEPIISPEQLAEEGAFADLAYCLFDLNGATQDRWRFFLTAGACDDDPNRRGIGFFKQMVKDGKTVIVIAGTRKERAVYAALKAELFNVWITDRETLADVHNKAFKDSELLPS